Genomic DNA from Thermoplasmata archaeon:
ACTCGCCCGGCGGCTGGAGCACGGTCAGTGCGAGGGGGTCGGCGCTCACCACGAGCGGGACGGTCCCGATGGTCGATTTGAGGTCGAGAACGCGCTCATCCACGAGTCCGAAGCCGTTGGGAACGTCCGCGAGCACCCCGAAGACATCCCCCCGGCGCACCTCGCGGTCGACCCATTCCAGATCGAGCCTCCCGGTCGATGGGTCGAACGGAATCTCCGCAACCTTCAGGCCGAGCCCGACTCCGTAGTTCCCGAGGACGCTCTTCTCCTCCCAAGGTAGGCTCGCCGGAACGAGGAAGCGGTCTCCGAGGTGGATGCGTCGGCACAGGAGCATCGCCTCGCCGGCGGCCGTGGCGCCGTCGTACAGCGAGGCGTTCGCAACATCGAGGCCGGAGAGCTCGACCCACAGGCTCTGGAACTCGAAGAGCGCTTGGAGCATCCCCTGGCTCGCTTCGGGCTGGTACGGCGTGTACGAGGTGAGGAACTCGCTCCGCGAGATCAGCGCGTCGACGATGGCGGGGAGGTATCGCGAGGAGATCCGGCCCCCGAGGAAGTTCGAGAAGCGGGAGACCGGCTTATTGCGCGCGAGGATCTTGTCCACGTCGGCGACCACTTCGGGTTCCGTGCGACCCGGTCCGATGCCCATGCGGGCGACCCGGACCCCCTTGGGAATGTCGTCGAACAGCGCGTCGAACGATGGGAGCCCGAGCGAGCGGAGCATGTCCGCCTCCTCCGCCGGACCGTCCGGAATCCACCGCGACACGATGCTCTCCCGGACCGGTCGCAAGTGG
This window encodes:
- the gcvPA gene encoding aminomethyl-transferring glycine dehydrogenase subunit GcvPA produces the protein MSRWIPDGPAEEADMLRSLGLPSFDALFDDIPKGVRVARMGIGPGRTEPEVVADVDKILARNKPVSRFSNFLGGRISSRYLPAIVDALISRSEFLTSYTPYQPEASQGMLQALFEFQSLWVELSGLDVANASLYDGATAAGEAMLLCRRIHLGDRFLVPASLPWEEKSVLGNYGVGLGLKVAEIPFDPSTGRLDLEWVDREVRRGDVFGVLADVPNGFGLVDERVLDLKSTIGTVPLVVSADPLALTVLQPPGEYGADIVVGEGQGFGMALSFGGPLLGLMACRREHVRFLPGRLVGATQDVNGRRAYTLTLQTREQHIRRSRATSNICTNQSLVALAFVLYASSVGPTRLARLQADLAEKARALATALDGIEGLKVPRFTAPFLGEFTMELAQGNAVGFLDRMLAKGVLAGHSLSDPRRAVKSGPELVHVAPSQAANTADIRKYVKAAREALVPGPMGSA